From a region of the Myxococcus fulvus genome:
- a CDS encoding PfkB family carbohydrate kinase codes for MSLLVVGSVALDSVETPFGQKEDVLGGSATFFSTSASFFSPVRVVAVVGEDFPEAHVSFLKGRGIDLEGLTRESGRTFRWKGRYGYELNEAKTLDTQLNVFQTFSPDLPASYRDTPYVFLGNIHPELQARVVDQVRDPKLVAADTMNFWIQGSRDALLKTLQRVNLLFVNDAEARQLAGEHNVVKAARAILGMGPQRVVVKRGEYGALLFEKDHIFACPAFPLAEVFDPTGAGDTFAGGFMGTVATAASGVDSAVLRRAMVMGSVMASFTVEKFSLERLREVTRPEIHARFAEFKKLTHFEDLGPLER; via the coding sequence ATGTCCCTGCTCGTCGTCGGCTCCGTCGCATTGGACTCGGTGGAAACCCCCTTCGGACAGAAGGAGGACGTCCTCGGCGGGTCCGCCACGTTCTTCTCCACGTCGGCGTCGTTCTTCTCCCCCGTGCGCGTCGTCGCCGTGGTGGGTGAGGACTTCCCCGAGGCCCACGTCAGCTTCCTGAAGGGCCGGGGCATCGACCTGGAGGGCCTCACCCGTGAGTCCGGCCGCACGTTCCGCTGGAAGGGCCGCTACGGCTACGAGCTGAACGAGGCGAAGACGCTCGACACCCAGCTCAACGTCTTCCAGACGTTCTCGCCGGACCTGCCCGCGTCCTACCGCGACACGCCCTACGTCTTCCTGGGCAACATCCACCCGGAGCTCCAGGCGCGCGTGGTGGATCAGGTCCGCGACCCCAAGCTGGTGGCCGCGGACACGATGAACTTCTGGATCCAGGGCAGCCGCGACGCGCTGCTCAAGACGCTCCAGCGGGTCAACCTGCTCTTCGTCAACGACGCGGAGGCGCGGCAGCTGGCCGGCGAGCACAACGTGGTGAAGGCCGCCCGCGCCATCCTCGGCATGGGGCCCCAGCGCGTGGTGGTGAAGCGCGGCGAGTACGGCGCGCTCCTCTTCGAGAAGGACCACATCTTCGCCTGCCCGGCCTTCCCGCTGGCCGAGGTCTTCGACCCCACGGGCGCCGGAGACACCTTCGCCGGTGGCTTCATGGGCACCGTGGCCACCGCGGCGTCCGGGGTGGACTCGGCCGTCCTGCGCCGCGCCATGGTCATGGGCAGCGTCATGGCCTCCTTCACCGTGGAGAAGTTCAGCCTGGAGCGCCTGCGCGAGGTGACGCGCCCGGAGATCCACGCGCGCTTCGCGGAATTCAAGAAGCTGACCCACTTCGAGGACCTGGGGCCGCTGGAGCGCTGA
- a CDS encoding MlaE family ABC transporter permease: MTTQTPSKPAREPGLLTQTVSSFGKGLIDVVSSIGGVVTLAFDVARWSVRPPYRLHNLFAQLDFVGVGSIFIVGLTGLFTGMVFALQTSEAFRMFDAESLVGPTVALTLTRELAAVFSALMVTMRAGSAMCTELGTMRVTEQVDALETMAVNPVQYLLVPRVLAGLFMVPMLTMLFNTTGMSGAYFVAVGGLGISPGTFLTRTQAWLEPADVYEGVIKGAVFGLSVALICCYKGFNASGGAKGVGQATTEAMVASALSIFILDFLVGIVMH, translated from the coding sequence ATGACCACGCAGACCCCCAGCAAGCCGGCTCGCGAGCCCGGGCTGCTCACCCAGACGGTGAGCAGCTTCGGCAAGGGCCTCATCGACGTCGTCAGCTCCATTGGTGGCGTGGTGACGCTGGCCTTCGACGTGGCCCGGTGGAGCGTCCGGCCTCCCTACCGGCTCCACAACCTGTTCGCCCAGCTGGACTTCGTGGGCGTGGGCTCCATCTTCATCGTCGGGCTGACGGGCCTCTTCACGGGCATGGTGTTCGCCCTGCAGACCTCCGAGGCCTTCCGCATGTTCGACGCGGAGAGCCTGGTGGGCCCCACGGTGGCGCTGACGCTGACGCGGGAGCTGGCGGCGGTGTTCTCCGCGCTGATGGTCACCATGCGTGCGGGCTCGGCCATGTGCACGGAGCTGGGCACCATGCGCGTCACCGAGCAGGTGGACGCCCTGGAGACCATGGCCGTCAACCCGGTGCAGTACCTGCTGGTCCCCCGGGTGCTCGCGGGCCTGTTCATGGTCCCCATGCTCACCATGTTGTTCAACACCACGGGCATGTCCGGCGCGTACTTCGTCGCGGTGGGCGGGCTGGGCATCTCCCCGGGTACGTTCCTGACGCGCACCCAGGCGTGGCTGGAGCCGGCGGACGTCTACGAGGGCGTCATCAAGGGCGCGGTCTTCGGCCTCTCGGTGGCGCTCATCTGTTGCTACAAGGGCTTCAACGCCTCGGGCGGCGCCAAGGGCGTCGGTCAGGCGACGACGGAGGCGATGGTGGCCAGCGCGCTGTCCATCTTCATCCTCGATTTCCTCGTGGGCATCGTGATGCACTGA
- a CDS encoding ABC transporter ATP-binding protein, translating to MAASGPPPRPEAGASTKPMIQIVDLQKTFGENKVLTGINLSVPQGSTCVILGGSGSGKTVLMKHMIGLLRPDSGQVVIDGEDIVPMGVEGLQRVRNKFGMVFQAAALFDSMTVFENVAFPLRQHTKLSEDELYAKVRAKLDLMDLKREVESKFPSDLSGGMRKRVGLARAVVLDPKIVLYDEPTTGLDPITTDSVDEMILAAQKGLGVTSVVISHDISSAFNVADQIAFLSKGVIVENGTPEQLRMSQHPAVKVFLETWFGKN from the coding sequence ATGGCTGCCTCCGGTCCTCCTCCGCGTCCCGAAGCCGGCGCGTCCACGAAGCCGATGATTCAAATCGTGGACCTGCAGAAGACGTTCGGTGAGAACAAGGTGCTCACCGGCATCAACCTCTCCGTGCCCCAGGGCAGCACGTGCGTCATCCTCGGGGGCTCCGGCTCCGGGAAGACGGTGCTGATGAAGCACATGATCGGCCTCTTGCGCCCGGACAGCGGCCAGGTGGTCATCGACGGGGAGGACATCGTCCCCATGGGCGTCGAGGGCCTGCAGCGGGTGCGCAACAAGTTCGGCATGGTGTTCCAGGCCGCGGCGCTGTTCGACTCGATGACGGTGTTCGAGAACGTGGCCTTCCCGCTGCGCCAGCACACGAAGCTGTCCGAGGACGAGCTGTACGCCAAGGTCCGCGCCAAGCTGGACCTGATGGACCTGAAGCGAGAGGTGGAGTCCAAATTCCCCTCGGACCTGTCGGGCGGCATGCGCAAGCGCGTGGGCCTGGCGCGGGCGGTGGTGCTGGACCCGAAGATCGTCCTCTACGACGAGCCGACCACCGGCCTGGACCCCATCACCACGGACTCCGTGGACGAGATGATCCTCGCGGCTCAAAAGGGGCTGGGCGTCACCAGCGTGGTCATCAGCCACGACATCTCCTCGGCCTTCAACGTGGCGGACCAGATCGCCTTCCTGTCCAAGGGCGTCATCGTGGAGAACGGCACCCCGGAGCAGCTGCGCATGTCCCAGCACCCGGCGGTGAAGGTGTTCCTGGAGACGTGGTTCGGGAAGAATTGA
- a CDS encoding metallophosphoesterase family protein, protein MRIAVISDIHSNIEALTEVLRVCDQQKVDRIVSLGDIVGYGASPNPCCELVRSVAEVTLLGNHDAAVAGRMDYSYYYDAARHALDWSANVLTDENMAWLRSLPYTYRIGEVGFCHGSPIDPKAYEYIFALEQARELTPYVEELPEVTFIGHSHLCRAFAIGNGEVNDVVAQKFGIRRGYKYIISVGSVGQPRDYDNRACFVICDTDARTVEYLRVEYDIETAAQKIFDADLALNFGKRLFLGV, encoded by the coding sequence ATGCGCATCGCCGTCATCTCCGACATCCACTCCAACATCGAGGCGCTCACCGAGGTGCTGCGGGTCTGCGACCAGCAGAAGGTGGACCGCATCGTCTCCCTGGGGGACATCGTCGGATACGGCGCGTCCCCGAATCCCTGCTGTGAGCTGGTGCGCTCGGTGGCGGAGGTGACGCTCTTGGGCAACCACGACGCCGCGGTGGCGGGGCGGATGGACTACTCGTACTACTACGACGCCGCCCGGCACGCGCTGGACTGGTCCGCCAACGTCCTCACGGACGAGAACATGGCGTGGCTGCGCAGCCTGCCGTACACGTACCGCATCGGCGAGGTGGGCTTCTGCCACGGCTCGCCCATCGACCCGAAGGCGTACGAGTACATCTTCGCGCTCGAGCAGGCGCGGGAGCTGACGCCGTACGTGGAGGAGCTGCCCGAGGTGACGTTCATCGGGCACAGCCACCTGTGCCGCGCGTTCGCCATCGGCAATGGCGAGGTGAACGACGTGGTGGCCCAGAAGTTCGGCATCCGCCGGGGCTACAAGTACATCATCTCCGTGGGCAGCGTGGGCCAGCCGCGCGACTACGACAACCGGGCCTGCTTCGTCATCTGCGACACGGACGCTCGCACGGTGGAGTACCTGCGGGTGGAGTACGACATCGAGACGGCGGCGCAGAAGATCTTCGACGCGGACCTGGCGCTCAACTTCGGCAAGCGACTGTTCCTCGGGGTTTGA
- a CDS encoding PqqD family protein, translated as MSGDFGGDSHPRRRAGAEGQRFGADFLLLDAEGRTLRGLNATAVRIWELSDGTRSARSVAEVVAREFSMDVGAVLADTLRFLTELARLGLIEELQEVR; from the coding sequence ATGAGCGGCGACTTCGGGGGGGACAGTCATCCCCGGCGGCGCGCGGGGGCGGAGGGGCAGCGCTTCGGCGCGGACTTCCTGCTGCTGGACGCGGAGGGCCGCACGCTGCGGGGCCTCAACGCGACGGCGGTGCGAATCTGGGAGCTCAGCGACGGGACGCGCTCGGCGCGCTCGGTGGCCGAAGTGGTGGCCCGTGAGTTCTCCATGGACGTGGGCGCGGTGCTCGCGGACACGTTGCGATTTCTGACGGAACTGGCCCGCTTGGGCCTCATCGAAGAGCTTCAGGAGGTGCGGTGA
- a CDS encoding RluA family pseudouridine synthase, whose translation MTEPRILFEGGGVLVVDKPPGVPVIPGRDGGPSLRDALESQRGRKIFVVHRLDRDTSGALVFALDAAVHRALSIAFEAGKVRKRYLALVEGRLDAPSLVDAPLIAARKGRMRVARPGEAEAKPSRTRVRPVESFDKATLVEAEPLTGRTHQIRVHLLSLGHPLLMDHQYGRDTALTEKDLGGEGDSVVLERTPLHAARVEWPALPGVEARGVDAPLPQDMVRARDLLRRTLG comes from the coding sequence GTGACCGAGCCTCGCATCCTCTTCGAAGGGGGAGGGGTGCTGGTGGTGGACAAGCCGCCCGGGGTGCCCGTCATCCCCGGGCGGGACGGTGGGCCCTCGCTGCGCGATGCCTTGGAGTCCCAGCGCGGGCGGAAGATCTTCGTGGTGCACCGGTTGGACCGGGACACGTCGGGGGCGCTCGTGTTCGCGCTCGACGCGGCCGTGCACCGCGCGCTGTCCATCGCGTTCGAGGCCGGCAAGGTGCGCAAGCGCTACCTCGCACTGGTGGAGGGACGCCTCGACGCGCCATCGCTCGTCGACGCGCCGCTCATCGCCGCGCGAAAGGGACGCATGCGCGTGGCGAGGCCGGGTGAGGCGGAGGCGAAGCCGTCACGGACGCGGGTGCGCCCGGTGGAGAGCTTCGACAAGGCCACGCTCGTGGAGGCCGAGCCGCTCACGGGCCGCACGCATCAGATTCGCGTGCACCTGCTGTCGCTGGGACATCCGCTGTTGATGGACCATCAATACGGCCGCGACACGGCGCTGACGGAGAAGGACCTGGGAGGGGAGGGGGACAGCGTGGTTCTCGAGCGCACGCCCCTGCATGCCGCGCGGGTGGAGTGGCCCGCGCTGCCCGGCGTGGAGGCTCGTGGAGTGGATGCGCCGCTGCCGCAGGACATGGTCCGCGCGCGTGACCTGCTCCGGCGCACGCTGGGGTAA
- the asd gene encoding archaetidylserine decarboxylase (Phosphatidylserine decarboxylase is synthesized as a single chain precursor. Generation of the pyruvoyl active site from a Ser is coupled to cleavage of a Gly-Ser bond between the larger (beta) and smaller (alpha chains). It is an integral membrane protein.): protein MNDQTFMKLMRLLPKSALSTVVGMATRAPLPAPVHQAAMRAFARSYNVDMAEAEHPIEHYPTFAQFFTRGLKTGLRPIDADAKSVVSPVDGRVSQVGYSDLGRCLQAKGIEYTVDELLGDAEAAKPFHGGAWTTIYLSPRDYHRIHSPLAGTITGYAYIPGEFWPVNPASVLNKQSLFCVNERLVTYLETAAGKCAVVKVGATCVSRIKAAYDEVTTHTGQPGKVHRYQEGYKVEKGGELGRFEMGSTVILLFEPGRVKWDPVLQEEAVLRLGQRIGVVP, encoded by the coding sequence ATGAACGACCAGACCTTCATGAAGTTGATGCGCCTGTTGCCCAAGTCGGCCCTGTCGACGGTGGTGGGCATGGCCACTCGAGCCCCGCTGCCCGCGCCCGTGCACCAGGCGGCCATGCGCGCGTTCGCCCGCTCCTACAACGTGGACATGGCGGAGGCCGAGCACCCCATCGAGCACTACCCGACGTTCGCCCAGTTCTTCACGCGCGGCCTGAAGACGGGCCTGCGCCCCATCGACGCAGACGCGAAGTCCGTGGTGTCGCCGGTGGACGGGCGCGTGTCGCAGGTGGGCTACTCCGACCTGGGCCGGTGCCTGCAGGCCAAGGGCATCGAGTACACGGTGGACGAGCTGTTGGGTGACGCCGAGGCGGCGAAGCCGTTCCACGGTGGCGCCTGGACGACCATCTACCTGTCGCCGCGGGACTATCACCGCATCCACTCGCCGCTCGCGGGCACCATCACCGGCTATGCGTACATCCCCGGTGAGTTCTGGCCGGTGAACCCGGCGTCGGTGCTCAACAAGCAGTCCCTGTTCTGCGTCAACGAGCGGCTGGTGACGTACCTGGAGACGGCCGCGGGCAAGTGCGCCGTGGTGAAGGTGGGGGCCACCTGCGTGTCGCGCATCAAGGCGGCGTACGACGAGGTCACCACGCACACGGGCCAGCCGGGCAAGGTGCACCGCTACCAAGAGGGCTACAAGGTGGAGAAGGGCGGCGAGCTGGGCCGCTTCGAGATGGGCTCCACCGTCATCCTGCTGTTCGAGCCGGGCCGCGTGAAGTGGGACCCGGTGCTGCAGGAGGAAGCGGTGCTGCGGTTGGGGCAGCGCATCGGAGTGGTGCCGTGA
- a CDS encoding M16 family metallopeptidase, whose product MASRKSRTSKKSAAPRRAVKKAPARAAKKKSSSRKPASAVASTSRELVFPTLHESTTSSGLRVIAAERGPLPLVSMRLVIRAGSSTDPEGKHGIADFAGQLLRRGTRRLNAQAIDEAVEFVGASLGVGVGEDTLSVAITTPAEHFAQMLGVMGQLVMEPTFPESEVADARERTLAQFANDLDEPSVIADRALVRALWGKHPYGHNVSGSVKTVSTFTREDVVRFHQERLGPKVAMLVVVGSVDPGRVAAAAEEAFAGWTGGPDKAPVIPPLEKVAKAGRVIVVDKPDQTQSQVRMGGPGYRTGHEDYFPAAVMNTALGGGFTSRLMNEVRVNRGLTYGIGCWFDAMHAAGIFALSTFTKTESTREIIDVSLGEIAKVRDSGLKPTELRDAQAYMGGLYPLRTETNESIASAISDIRLNGLGDDWVLRFRDRLKAVTPRQVAAVAKKYCFAEPPTIVVLGNAAAVKKQLKGLGPITVVPASEYE is encoded by the coding sequence ATGGCCTCTCGCAAGAGCCGAACCTCGAAGAAGTCCGCCGCCCCTCGCCGCGCCGTGAAGAAGGCCCCGGCCCGGGCAGCGAAGAAGAAGTCGTCCTCCCGGAAGCCCGCGTCCGCCGTCGCCTCGACGAGCCGGGAGCTGGTGTTCCCCACGCTGCATGAGAGCACCACGTCCAGCGGCCTGCGGGTCATCGCCGCCGAGCGTGGACCGCTGCCGCTGGTGTCCATGCGGCTGGTGATTCGCGCCGGCAGCTCCACGGACCCCGAGGGCAAGCACGGCATCGCGGACTTCGCGGGCCAGTTGCTGCGCCGGGGCACGCGGAGGCTGAACGCGCAGGCCATCGACGAGGCCGTGGAGTTCGTCGGCGCCAGCCTGGGCGTGGGCGTGGGCGAGGACACGCTGTCCGTCGCCATCACCACCCCGGCGGAGCACTTCGCGCAGATGCTGGGCGTCATGGGCCAGTTGGTGATGGAGCCCACGTTCCCGGAGTCCGAGGTCGCCGATGCGCGTGAGCGCACGCTGGCCCAGTTCGCGAACGACCTGGATGAACCGTCCGTCATCGCCGACCGCGCCCTCGTGCGTGCGCTCTGGGGCAAGCACCCCTACGGGCACAACGTGAGCGGCTCGGTGAAGACGGTGAGCACCTTCACCCGTGAGGACGTGGTGCGCTTCCACCAGGAGCGGCTGGGGCCCAAGGTCGCCATGCTGGTCGTGGTGGGCTCGGTGGACCCGGGCCGGGTGGCCGCCGCGGCGGAGGAGGCCTTCGCGGGCTGGACGGGGGGGCCGGACAAGGCGCCCGTCATCCCGCCGCTCGAGAAGGTGGCCAAGGCGGGGCGGGTCATCGTGGTGGACAAGCCGGACCAGACGCAGTCGCAGGTGCGCATGGGCGGCCCGGGCTATCGCACGGGGCACGAGGACTACTTCCCGGCGGCGGTGATGAACACCGCGCTGGGCGGCGGCTTCACGTCGCGCCTGATGAACGAGGTCCGCGTCAACCGGGGCCTCACGTACGGCATCGGCTGCTGGTTCGACGCGATGCACGCGGCCGGCATCTTCGCGCTGTCCACCTTCACGAAGACGGAGTCGACGCGGGAGATCATCGACGTGTCGCTCGGGGAGATCGCCAAGGTGCGCGACTCCGGCCTCAAGCCGACCGAGCTGCGCGACGCGCAGGCGTACATGGGCGGGCTGTATCCGCTGCGCACGGAGACGAACGAGTCCATCGCCAGCGCCATCTCCGACATCCGGTTGAACGGGTTGGGGGATGACTGGGTGTTGCGGTTCCGCGACAGGCTCAAGGCGGTGACGCCCCGGCAGGTGGCCGCGGTGGCGAAGAAGTACTGCTTCGCGGAGCCGCCAACCATCGTGGTGCTGGGCAACGCGGCCGCGGTGAAGAAGCAGTTGAAGGGCCTGGGGCCCATCACCGTCGTGCCGGCGTCGGAGTACGAGTGA
- a CDS encoding MlaD family protein — protein sequence MKKLVTPFRVGLLVIAAGAFFVGFVLFAREGGLSDSDSTRVWAYFRDASGLAVRGRVQIAGIRVGEIDDIVLEGTRARVFLKIRNDVDLREDAVLTKRSESLLGDYLLDLNPGTENAPKLETNGQIRRVIDSQGMEAIFESLSQITSDIQQVTGALREVLGGERGAGSLQRIVENLVRLSDSVDATVRRNADRLDVILANFEGVSSDVRTITQSNQADVGRIVDNIEFITRDVREVLASVKNIVGSGEGDFKESVASLKQTLTKLDNSLGNLEEITRKVKDGESTAGMLLTDESVGREVRETVRDVSSLVSRLTELQTEVGIQSTYLAAQGRSKNMLSLRLIPRPDKYYLLEIVDDPRGTVTTQVVQTNPPSEGDPVIQTQKVTKESLKISAQFAKRWYFTTLRVGLIESTGGVGADLHLFDDALTLKMDAFNFAADELRYPRLRATLRAQAFDHLFVVAGMDDMLNAQQRDVVTQRLIAGRDFFVGGGLFFTDDDLKAIITATGIPSP from the coding sequence GTGAAGAAGCTCGTTACGCCTTTCCGTGTTGGCCTGCTGGTCATCGCCGCGGGGGCCTTTTTCGTCGGCTTCGTGCTGTTCGCGCGCGAGGGCGGCCTGAGCGACAGTGACTCGACGCGTGTCTGGGCCTACTTCCGGGACGCCTCCGGCCTCGCGGTGCGCGGGCGGGTGCAGATCGCCGGCATCCGGGTGGGGGAGATCGACGACATCGTCCTGGAGGGCACGCGGGCGCGGGTGTTCCTGAAGATCCGCAACGACGTGGACCTGCGCGAGGACGCGGTCCTCACCAAGCGCTCGGAGTCGCTCCTGGGCGACTACCTGTTGGACCTGAACCCCGGAACGGAGAACGCGCCCAAGCTGGAGACCAACGGGCAGATCCGCCGCGTCATCGACAGCCAGGGCATGGAGGCCATCTTCGAGTCGCTGTCGCAGATCACCTCCGACATCCAGCAGGTGACGGGCGCGCTGCGCGAGGTGCTCGGCGGTGAGCGCGGCGCGGGCTCGCTCCAGCGAATCGTCGAGAACCTGGTGCGGCTGTCGGACTCGGTGGACGCCACCGTGCGCCGCAACGCGGACCGCCTGGACGTCATCCTGGCCAACTTCGAGGGCGTGTCGTCCGACGTGCGGACGATCACCCAGAGCAACCAGGCCGACGTGGGCCGCATCGTCGACAACATCGAGTTCATCACCCGCGACGTCCGCGAGGTGCTCGCCAGCGTCAAGAACATCGTCGGCAGCGGGGAAGGGGACTTCAAGGAGAGCGTCGCCAGCCTCAAGCAGACGCTCACCAAGCTGGACAACTCCCTGGGCAACCTGGAGGAGATCACCCGCAAGGTGAAGGATGGCGAGAGCACCGCCGGCATGCTGCTCACCGACGAGAGCGTGGGCCGCGAGGTCCGCGAGACGGTGCGCGACGTGTCCAGCCTGGTCTCCCGCCTCACGGAGCTCCAGACGGAGGTGGGCATCCAGAGCACCTACCTGGCCGCGCAGGGCCGCTCCAAGAACATGCTGTCGCTGCGCCTCATCCCCCGGCCGGACAAGTACTACCTGCTGGAGATCGTCGACGACCCGCGCGGCACCGTCACCACCCAGGTGGTGCAGACCAACCCGCCGTCGGAGGGAGATCCGGTCATCCAGACGCAGAAGGTGACCAAGGAGAGCCTGAAGATCAGCGCCCAGTTCGCCAAGCGCTGGTACTTCACCACCCTGCGCGTGGGCCTCATCGAGTCCACCGGTGGCGTGGGCGCGGACCTGCACCTGTTCGACGACGCACTGACCTTGAAGATGGACGCGTTCAACTTCGCGGCGGACGAGCTGCGCTACCCCCGGCTGCGCGCCACGCTGCGGGCCCAGGCCTTCGACCACCTGTTCGTCGTTGCGGGCATGGACGACATGCTCAACGCGCAGCAGCGCGACGTCGTCACCCAGCGCCTCATCGCCGGCCGCGACTTCTTCGTGGGCGGCGGCCTGTTCTTCACCGACGACGACCTGAAGGCCATCATCACGGCCACCGGCATCCCCTCGCCGTGA
- a CDS encoding S24/S26 family peptidase, with the protein MSSESPSSAPSQALRWIPVRGDSMWPSLRDGDVAGVEPLSREPRLGEVVLARFDDALVLHRVCAVGEGVLSLRGDNAVGEDPPIAASRILGCVARVRRRGVELDSAWDGGPSRLGRLRAVVRGRVARWLGRGGRS; encoded by the coding sequence ATGTCGAGTGAGTCCCCCAGCTCCGCTCCTTCCCAGGCCTTGCGCTGGATTCCCGTTCGGGGAGACAGCATGTGGCCGTCATTGCGGGATGGAGACGTGGCGGGTGTCGAGCCGCTGTCTCGCGAGCCCCGCCTCGGTGAGGTCGTGCTGGCGCGGTTCGACGATGCGCTGGTGCTCCATCGGGTGTGCGCGGTGGGAGAGGGCGTGTTGTCGCTGCGTGGGGACAACGCGGTGGGAGAGGATCCTCCCATCGCCGCGTCGCGGATCCTCGGGTGCGTGGCGCGCGTGCGAAGGCGCGGCGTGGAACTGGACTCGGCGTGGGATGGCGGGCCGTCGCGCCTGGGGCGGCTGCGCGCGGTGGTGCGTGGGCGGGTGGCGCGGTGGCTGGGGCGGGGAGGGCGCTCATGA
- the hisS gene encoding histidine--tRNA ligase translates to MNDLLPGEIEIWQHVEGLARELFGRFGYGEIRTPMVEDTALFVRSVGEETDIVGKEMYTFDDKGGRSLSLRPEGTAPAARAYIEHSILNQEPLTRWFYTGPMFRYERMKTGRYRQFYQVGAEAYGSKEPAQDVEVMDMVAQFLQALGLQDIALNLNSLGDEACRPAYHAKLVEYLKAHIEELCGDCHRRMETNPLRVLDCKNPKCQEVAGKGPNVLEFLCEPCKAHFDDVQRKLTALEIKYVVNPRMVRGLDYYTRTVFEFIASHPALGTASTVGGGGRYDKLVKSLGGPDVPAVGFACGLDRLVLLLKEGTRKFGASPDLFIAVADPGSQDTAFTLASKLRREGLRVDFDTRGGSLKSQMKRSDKSGARFTLVLGEQERTSGEAKLKRMADGSLIPVSLSGLAAAVREHSATEVAQRGNAT, encoded by the coding sequence ATGAATGATCTCCTGCCAGGGGAGATTGAGATCTGGCAGCACGTGGAGGGGCTGGCCCGGGAGCTGTTCGGGCGCTTCGGCTACGGGGAGATCCGCACGCCCATGGTGGAGGACACCGCGCTCTTCGTGCGCAGCGTGGGCGAGGAGACGGACATCGTCGGCAAGGAGATGTACACCTTCGACGACAAGGGTGGCCGCAGCCTGTCCTTGCGTCCCGAGGGCACAGCGCCCGCGGCGCGCGCGTACATCGAGCACTCCATCCTGAACCAGGAGCCGCTGACGCGCTGGTTCTACACGGGGCCGATGTTCCGGTACGAGCGGATGAAGACGGGCCGCTACCGGCAGTTCTATCAAGTCGGCGCGGAGGCCTACGGCTCGAAGGAGCCTGCCCAGGACGTCGAGGTGATGGACATGGTGGCCCAGTTCCTCCAGGCGCTCGGGCTCCAGGACATCGCGCTCAACCTCAACTCGCTGGGGGACGAGGCCTGTCGGCCCGCGTACCACGCGAAGCTGGTGGAGTACCTCAAGGCGCACATCGAGGAGCTGTGCGGCGACTGTCACCGCCGCATGGAGACGAACCCGCTGCGCGTGCTCGACTGCAAGAACCCCAAGTGCCAGGAGGTCGCCGGCAAGGGGCCCAACGTGCTCGAGTTCCTGTGCGAGCCGTGCAAGGCGCACTTCGACGATGTGCAGCGCAAGCTGACCGCGCTCGAGATCAAGTACGTCGTCAATCCGCGCATGGTCCGCGGCCTCGACTACTACACGCGCACCGTCTTCGAGTTCATCGCGTCGCACCCGGCGCTCGGCACCGCGAGCACGGTGGGCGGCGGTGGACGCTACGACAAGCTGGTGAAGAGCCTGGGTGGACCGGACGTGCCCGCCGTGGGCTTTGCGTGTGGCCTGGACCGGCTGGTGCTGCTCTTGAAGGAAGGCACCCGGAAGTTCGGCGCGTCACCGGACCTGTTCATCGCGGTGGCGGATCCGGGCTCGCAGGACACGGCCTTCACCCTGGCCAGCAAGCTGCGGCGCGAGGGCCTGCGCGTCGACTTCGATACCCGGGGTGGCAGCCTCAAGAGCCAGATGAAGCGCTCCGACAAGAGCGGGGCCCGCTTCACGCTGGTGCTCGGCGAGCAGGAGCGCACCTCGGGAGAGGCGAAGCTCAAGCGGATGGCGGATGGTTCGCTGATCCCCGTGAGCCTGAGCGGCCTCGCCGCGGCGGTGCGTGAGCATTCGGCGACCGAGGTTGCGCAGCGCGGCAACGCGACCTGA
- a CDS encoding TIGR02266 family protein, with amino-acid sequence MSDNRKSARVPTLLRCWCETDNVTLYARITNLSEGGLFLRTATPLKRGAKAVLRLTPGDDPEVQTAATVVWLREEEDRAYPPGMGLRFESLDAETLGRLRRIISQQQKNPVKAVWAG; translated from the coding sequence TTGAGCGATAACCGAAAGTCCGCGCGGGTGCCGACCTTGCTTCGCTGTTGGTGCGAGACCGACAATGTCACCCTGTACGCGCGCATCACCAACCTGAGCGAGGGCGGCCTGTTCCTGCGGACGGCGACGCCGCTGAAGCGAGGGGCGAAGGCGGTGCTCCGGCTGACCCCGGGGGATGATCCCGAGGTGCAGACCGCGGCCACGGTGGTATGGCTGCGGGAGGAGGAGGACCGGGCCTATCCGCCGGGGATGGGGTTGCGGTTCGAGTCGCTGGACGCGGAAACCCTGGGACGGCTCCGGCGGATTATCTCTCAGCAGCAGAAGAACCCCGTGAAGGCGGTCTGGGCCGGCTGA